One Carbonactinospora thermoautotrophica genomic window, GTCGCCGCCCCAACTGTCGATCGTGATCCAGTACGTACCGCTCGGCGCGGGATGCCCGTCCTCGAGGCGACCGTCCCACACCGCCCGGATCGCCCGCGTGCCCCGGTCGGGGGTGGCGCGCCCGGAGAACGTGCGGACCGGGGCGTTGTCGGGCGAGTCCCGGTGGATCTTGACCTCCCAGTTCTGCTCGGTGAGCACACCGGCCCGGATCTCGAGCCGGCCGCCCGGGGCCAGGTAGCTGGCGGACACGCTCGGGTTCCACAGGGCGGCACCCATCAGCTGCCGCACCCCGGCTTGGATCACCGGCAGCCTGGCGTACAGCTTGCGGCCGGGGCAGCCGGTGCGCCCGGCGTCGAGGTGCCCCGCGATCGCGTGGAAGGTGACCCGGGTGCCCCGCTTGTACTTGGTGGTGGAGCCGCCGGCCGAGACGAGGACCGCCGAACCCTCCGGGTTGCGGAAGTGCAGGCCGAGCTTCCAGGCGATCAGCCGTTGGATCGCCTGTGTCAGCTGACTGCTCGGCGCCCGGTTCTGGTAGGTGCCGATGGCGGCGATCCCGAACGAGTCGGCTGAGTTGAACCCGCCGGTGTGCGCTCCCTGGACCGGCTTGGTGATGCCGCCGGCGCGCCCTTCCCAGATGCGGCCGAACCGGTCGACCAGGAAGTTGTACCCGATATCAGACCAGCCACGGCTTTTCACGTGGTACGCATAGATCGCGCGCAGGATCTTCGGCACCTGCGACCGGCTGTATCCGTTCGAGGTGGCGGTGTGGTGCACGAACGCGACCTTGATGGTGTCGAGGTAGCGGACGCAGCACCGGCGGATCGACTCGTCCGCGCCCCACGCCCGGCGGGAGTGGATGCGCGGCTGGGCGGCGGTGACCGCCGCGTCCGCCGGCGGGGCGTCCGTGGGGGAGACGTCCGGGTCCGGGGTGCGCGGGTCATCGTTCGCAGGCGGGGCATTCGCGTCGTCCTCCGGGGGCGAGGTGCCCGCGTCGTCGTCCGTAGCGTCCGCCTCGTTGTCCGGGGCGTTCCCGTCGTCTGAGGCGTTCCCGTCGTCGTCCGCGGGCGAGGCGCCCGGGTCGATCAGTTCGAGGCGTAGGTCACGCGGCAGTGGGCGCGACGGCGTGCCCACCTGCTCCACGCGGACCTGGACCCCGTCGGCCGGGCCCACGTAGAACGGCGCGGTGCCACCGCGCACCGCGCGGGCCTGGGGGGTGCCGTCCGGGAGGTCGGGGCTCCCTGGGTCCGGGCCGTCCGCGGCGCCGGACTCAAGGGGCTGCCAGTCCGACCAGGTGCCGTTCACACGCGCCCGGAAGGAGACCGCGAGGTCCGGCCGGGGCTCCGGATCGGCCCAGGTCACGCCCAGGAGCTGGAACGGCTTGGTGCGCAACGTGGGCGTGAGCACCGCCGGCCGCCGGTTCGCGGCCGCGCCGGCGGATCCGGAGTCCAGCGCCAGGTACGCCGTCTGGTCGACCCCGGTGAGCGGCAGCGTGGTGAGCTGCGGCGTCACCGGCTGGAGTTCGGGCTGGGCGGAGACTCTCGGCAGCGCGAGCAAGAGCGGAACGAGCAAGGCGACGACCAACGTCGTGCCGAGCTTTTTACTGCGCACGGCTGCTCCCCTCGTGGTGCGCGCCCGTGCGGACGCTGCGGTGGAGAGGTTGCCGTCTTTATGACCTTTGCGGCAGCAATAAAACGTTCATCTCGCCATGAATCGGAAAAAAATCACAAAAGGTACGCTGATCACCGGGGCGGTCAGCGCGGCGCGGGCGCCATCCAGAACACGACCTGGATCCGGTCGGTCGAACGCGGCCGGCGAACCAACTGGTGGGTGTGCTCCCGGGTCTCCAGGCGCACCACCTGGCGGGCCGTGCCGGCCACCCACAGCAGCACGCCCGGGTCCTCGTTGCCGGTCACCACGACCGGGTTGCGGCCGGCCGCACGCGCCTTCGCAGCGATCCGCCTCACCTCAGACGGCGTGTTCTGCTTGACGACCCCCGCCGGCACCCCGCACACACCTCGGATCACCTGCGGCCACTCCTGCCAACCGCGCTGGCCGACCACGATCGCGACATCCCCGGGACGGAACGCGGCACACACCCGCTCGACCGCCCACACCTCACCGGCCTCGGTGCGGTGCGGCACCAACGGCGCCGTGGCGACCGCGGCCGGGACCACGAACACGCCGACGCCGGCCAGGCCGGCCGTCGCGACCAGCCACCGGGGCCGGCGCGTCAGGAACCGGCCGGCCAGCCAGGCGGCTGCCCACACCGCGAACAGGACCACCCCGGGCAGCACCAGGCCCACCAGGCGACGGTCCGCCCACGGGTGGTCCGGGGTGATGCCCGGCCGCCACAGCGTGAGCACGATCGAGCCGAGGAACACCACCAGCGGCGCCACCCAGCCGGGTTCCGCGCCGCGCAGCACCCGGCGGGTCAGCAGCGCCGCGCCGAGGAGGGTGAGCACGAGCAGGGGCCAGCCCACCCACCAGGCGACCCAGTACAGGCTCAGCTCGTCGTAGCTGCGGGAGCCGTCCAGCGGCAGCTTCAGCGCGGCCTGCAGCCCCCGCACGTACTTCTGCGTCTCGACGTCCTTCACCCCGTGCACGATCTGCACGTACGGGCGGATCACGAAGAACACCCCGAGCAGGACGACACCGGCCGCGGCGACGTCGGGCACCCGCCGGGTCAGCCGAGCGGGCAGGCGGACGCCCCGGTTGACCGCCACCACGCCGAGGGTCACCACGACCAGGGCGGCACCGAACAGGTACAGCAGCGGAACCAACGAGCCCTTGATCAACTGCAGGTACGGCCAGGACAGCACGACCCCGTCGACGACGCCGTACGCCGCGCCCACGGCCAGCCCCAGCGCGAACGGAAGCGCCCGTCCGGCCAGCTCGGCCTGACCGCACGCCCGCCGGGTGGCCAGCCAACCGATCACCGGCAGCAGCAGCATGATCTCGCGGGCGAAGTCCACCCGCACCAGCAGGACGAGCCCCAGCACCAACCCGGCGAGACCGGCCAGCCAGCGGCTCGCCTCCGGCCGCACCGCCTCGGTGAGCAGCCACAGGCCGCCCAGCGTGAGCAGCAGGGCGGGCGCCTCACTGTATGTGGCGCGGGCGGCGTTCAGCACCGGGAAGGCGAGCCCGAGCGCGAGCGCGCCCAGCGGGGCCCAGCGCGGCCCGACCAGCCGGCCGGTCAGGCCGCCCATGGCGAGCAACGCCAGCCCGCCGAGCACGGCCGGGGTGACGAGCAGCCCGGTCCAGCCGCCCAGCCAGTGGCCCAGGGCGGCGAGCAGGGGGAACCCGGCCATGAACTGCGGCACGATCCGGTCGCCGCGTTGGAAGTACGCCGGGCTCTCCAGGGTCAGGGCCGGGTCCGGGCCGCCGAACGCCTCCAGGTCGCCGGGGATCGGCAACGAGCCGTGCCGCGCCAGCCAGTACGCGAACTGCGCGTACGAGCCGGGGTCGCGACGGATGATCACGTGCTCGGCGTGCGTGGCGACGGCGACCGCGGTGAACGCCACGGCGACCAGCACGGTGAGCAGCGCCGGCCAGCGGTGCCCGCTGGGCGCGAACAGGCGTGCCGCCCCGTACAGCAGGACCGCCGCGACCGGGACGAACAGAGCGCCCGCGAGCCACGGCCGGTACTGGCCGGCCAGCAGCAGCGGCAGCGCCACCAACAGCCACGCGGTCACCAGCAGGGTCGGGCCGCCGGCCAGCCAGGACAGCCCCGTCCCCGCGGCACGCGGCCCTTCCCCGGACCGGGCGACGGGCACCTGGGGAGGGCGCGTCTCAGGGATCGGGTGGGGGTACACGGGCATCATCCTCGGCTATCCGTCGAGGGCCCTGGTCGAAAGCCGCGCCGGTGCGACCCGGGCCCGGGTGGACCTCTCACCAACTTGTGCAGATCGGCGGCGTCGCGAGCACCGGCCGGGTACGCCTGAGCAGCGTCACCTGGTCGCGCTGGAACACCACCTGGTACCCCTGCTCCTGGGCCAGGCGCAGGCGTTGCTTCATGCGGTCCAGGGAGTCGAACGGGAAGTGCTTGGCCGGGGTGGTGGCGAGGATCCAGTCCGCCCCGCGCGGCGTGCAGTCCAGCAGCAGCACCCGGGTCCGCGTGGTGAGCTGCGGACCCACGTAGTTGTCCGCCTCGACCAACGCCCCGTCCGGCACCAGCCGTGCCGCCTCCACCGCGGCGGCTTCCCACGGCAGCCGGTGCCACTTGGCCGGGTCGTACAGCGCCTTGAACGGCGTGACCAGCGGGGGCGCGAGCGGGATCAGGGCCAGGGTGGCGGCGAGCAGGGCGCCGGACCAGGCGAGCGGCGCCCAGGACCAGCACCGCTTCAGCCGGGCCAGCGTCTCCACGGCCGCGAACAGCAGGATCGGCTCCAAGAACGCGTTGTAGTGCTGGGTGGTCTCCCAGTGGTTCTCGTTGCTGGAGAACATCCGCAGCGCGAGCAGCGGCACGGTGAGCAGCACGGTCGTCGAGCCCAGGCAGAGCAGCCCGCCCGCGGCCAGGAAGATCCACAACATGGTGTGCGCCTTGATCGCCGGCGTGACCAGGATCCGCAGCGCGTCGACCGGGTGGGTCACCAGGTAGGCGAGCGCGCTCGGGGCGTCCGGGCCGAGCTGGTCGTACACCCAGTAGTAGTCCGCCCGGCCGCCGAACGCGGGGATGACCAGGTTCACCGTGACGTACAAGGCGACCGGGCCGAGCACCATGAGCGCCGCTCCGGCCCGCCGTCGGCCGCGCAGCAAGAGCAGGAACCCGAACGCGGCCACCAGCAGGCCCATGTCCTCCTTCACGAACAGCAGCCCCAGCGCGGCGGCCACCGCCTGACCGACCCGGCCGGCCTGCAGCCGCTCCAGCATGAGCGCGATCAGCGGCACCGCGAAGGCCACCTCGTGGAACCCCGCCCCGGCCGCGCCCTGCATCGGCCAGGCGAGCGTGAATGCGGCGGCGACCAGGTACGCGGCCTTCGTGCCCAGCGCGCGGCGGGTGAACACCCACACGATCGGCACGGTCAGCGCGAACAGCACGGCCTGCGCGCCGAGCAGCGCCCGGGGGTCGTCCCACACCCAGTACACCGGCGCGAGCAGCGCGAGCACCGGGGAGAAGTGGTCGCCGAGGATGTTGAAGTCCGGCCCGAAGTCGTTGTGGACGCCCTTGACGATCGAGACCGGCGGGCCGAAGCGCGAGTACGCCCGAATCGCCTGGTCGAAGATCACCAGGTCGTACGCCCCGTACTTCAGGCGGTAGAAGCCCTGGAGGGCGAACGCCAGGTGCGCCGCCACCATGGCGAGCGCCAGCGCGCCGACCCCGAGGAGGTGTCGCCCCGGCACACGCCGCCGCCACCGGCGATCCGCCGGCTGACCGCTGCTCGGCCGGGCACCCGGCACGTCGGCCTGGATCAAGGTTTCTGTCACGATCGGCGGTTATCTGTTCGGGTGCACACGGTCGCTGCCCATGATGGCCCACAGACCGGGGCCGGCGTCACGCGGTACACGTCCCCGGGCGGCGACTCAGATCACCGCGACCCGCCCCCGGGCCGAGGGGGTGGCCCTAGCGTGAGCGGAACCGGCGGCGCACTCCATCGCCAGGCGGTCGTGGCGGTTGTCCGGGTCTGCCCGGGAGCCCGGCCACGCAGCGCTCCCGGTCGGTCTTCCGATCGTGTATAGACTGCACCTCGTCCTTCCGCCAGATGAGGTCTTCTTCCGTTCGGCGGGTCGCCAGGACCGTTGACGCCCATGTTGGAGACAAATCTCTAACCATGCTCACGAAACGACGCAGCGGCTCCCCGCCACGTCTGCTGTACTTGGCGTTCTACTTCCCGCCGACCCGCGCCAGCGG contains:
- a CDS encoding N-acetylmuramoyl-L-alanine amidase produces the protein MRSKKLGTTLVVALLVPLLLALPRVSAQPELQPVTPQLTTLPLTGVDQTAYLALDSGSAGAAANRRPAVLTPTLRTKPFQLLGVTWADPEPRPDLAVSFRARVNGTWSDWQPLESGAADGPDPGSPDLPDGTPQARAVRGGTAPFYVGPADGVQVRVEQVGTPSRPLPRDLRLELIDPGASPADDDGNASDDGNAPDNEADATDDDAGTSPPEDDANAPPANDDPRTPDPDVSPTDAPPADAAVTAAQPRIHSRRAWGADESIRRCCVRYLDTIKVAFVHHTATSNGYSRSQVPKILRAIYAYHVKSRGWSDIGYNFLVDRFGRIWEGRAGGITKPVQGAHTGGFNSADSFGIAAIGTYQNRAPSSQLTQAIQRLIAWKLGLHFRNPEGSAVLVSAGGSTTKYKRGTRVTFHAIAGHLDAGRTGCPGRKLYARLPVIQAGVRQLMGAALWNPSVSASYLAPGGRLEIRAGVLTEQNWEVKIHRDSPDNAPVRTFSGRATPDRGTRAIRAVWDGRLEDGHPAPSGTYWITIDSWGGDRSARPYVAKIQVP
- a CDS encoding DUF2079 domain-containing protein: MTETLIQADVPGARPSSGQPADRRWRRRVPGRHLLGVGALALAMVAAHLAFALQGFYRLKYGAYDLVIFDQAIRAYSRFGPPVSIVKGVHNDFGPDFNILGDHFSPVLALLAPVYWVWDDPRALLGAQAVLFALTVPIVWVFTRRALGTKAAYLVAAAFTLAWPMQGAAGAGFHEVAFAVPLIALMLERLQAGRVGQAVAAALGLLFVKEDMGLLVAAFGFLLLLRGRRRAGAALMVLGPVALYVTVNLVIPAFGGRADYYWVYDQLGPDAPSALAYLVTHPVDALRILVTPAIKAHTMLWIFLAAGGLLCLGSTTVLLTVPLLALRMFSSNENHWETTQHYNAFLEPILLFAAVETLARLKRCWSWAPLAWSGALLAATLALIPLAPPLVTPFKALYDPAKWHRLPWEAAAVEAARLVPDGALVEADNYVGPQLTTRTRVLLLDCTPRGADWILATTPAKHFPFDSLDRMKQRLRLAQEQGYQVVFQRDQVTLLRRTRPVLATPPICTSW